A genomic region of Conger conger chromosome 6, fConCon1.1, whole genome shotgun sequence contains the following coding sequences:
- the LOC133131498 gene encoding fibroblast growth factor-binding protein 2-like, whose amino-acid sequence MPSLSPGPISTSGALTPSPYRQGDSAITTAVTMAIALRTPLILACCLWAAAAQNDSAKKSVWDDPVRFSSKAKDACMMHVSGQGDFTKLRISCRSQARSYYCDYQGKPNFCRAYSTNPRHYFTQIMWELRKLPQACQGPKVLRATMCKKAPEEAQMVFVSAWPKPTAAKTPAKITYEKTPQQAKPATTPKHITPKPAAPKPVTPKPADKKPQPAKPAAKAPQPRKTTPKPTKGSTTPKPTEPTGESRAVKMAQEYCWKSMQGVCTYFISWFQR is encoded by the coding sequence ATGCCCTCTTTGTCCCCGGGGCCCATAAGTACGAGCGGGGCCCTCACCCCCAGCCCGTACAGGCAGGGAGACTCCGCCATTACCACCGCAGTAACCATGGCGATCGCGCTGCGCACCCCGCTGATCCTCGCCTGCTGCCTGTGGGCGGCGGCCGCTCAGAACGACAGCGCTAAGAAGAGCGTGTGGGACGACCCGGTGCGCTTCAGCTCCAAAGCCAAGGACGCCTGCATGATGCACGTGTCAGGCCAGGGAGACTTCACCAAGCTGCGCATCTCCTGCCGCAGCCAGGCCAGGTCCTACTACTGCGACTACCAGGGCAAGCCCAACTTCTGCCGCGCATACAGCACCAACCCGCGCCACTACTTCACCCAGATCATGTGGGAGCTGCGCAAGCTGCCCCAGGCCTGCCAGGGGCCCAAGGTGCTGAGGGCCACCATGTGTAAGAAGGCTCCTGAGGAGGCCCAGATGGTGTTCGTCAGCGCCTGGCCCAAACCTACCGCTGCCAAGACCCCGGCGAAGATCACCTACGAGAAGACGCCCCAGCAAGCCAAACCCGCCACCACCCCCAAGCACATCACCCCGAAACCTGCCGCCCCGAAACCCGTCACCCCCAAACCCGCAGACAAAAAGCCCCAGCCCGCCAAGCCAGCGGCCAAGGCCCCCCAGCCCAGGAAGACCACGCCCAAGCCCACCAAGGGCTCGACCACGCCCAAACCCACAGAGCCGACCGGGGAGAGCCGCGCCGTCAAGATGGCGCAGGAGTACTGCTGGAAGTCCATGCAGGGGGTCTGCACCTACTTCATCAGCTGGTTCCAACGCTAA
- the LOC133131499 gene encoding prominin-1-A-like produces MRGNVGVLFLACCWGVSSVEPQEAAKQSQLGSLDFGFVPSGVYETLAYYEPGAIGILFHMVHAFLYVVQPNPFPKDLIVKVAQQSMGELQTEYKKPENVVLTLQAAYYEVGFVVCAVAGALFVLLMPLVGLCFCVCRCCENCGGEMHQRQRKNADCQRGFFTSLLIGSSVCIAAGVLCAYAANQNLTNQLKGTRKLVNTNIKDLKAFANETPAQIDYLTAQYNTAKNKVLYDLDNIHQLLGAKIQAQLGIEVLPALDAALSMASVKVEVAIKALRETKAALENVSAALDTLQGSSTELQGSLSRVRASLGNTLNDPACSNGAVSHTCNTIRGTLSQLGVNAQFSGLPEVSQQLDIVNAVLKTDLSSIVQKGYSAFNNTPSMVKEQTRNVVSAVPRVKSVLDSIGGNITAFAKMFPIQGSLANFTLFLTEKQMMMEAFYPQIDQMDFYRWIGCVVVCCMVVLIVAFNFLGVLCGTCGYDKHATPTTRGCLSNTGGILLMAGVGFSFIFSWVLMGLVTTTFVIGGNVEKLVCEPFETRQLFKIIDTPFMVNPNARNILPNMLFGKPDLDLTIESVYRSCKENRGLYSALKLDNLFNVHMFLNNSVYTKDLTKLFNEVKVDFRGIVLLEAAGRENLLQFTNTGVGDINYAAYLSEVNKGTTLVDLLSFANELEAQADQLPRGALENALKGHASSIRQIHSQQVIPMEQAMKFVRARSTLSQSIRQLQRSASTLPDTVTDVLSAINAAEYLISQNASFVVKQETLKYMQNVGGYFGQYIDWVKISLDMEVAPCKPLSNILDSVQIVACRFIVDSLNTFWFGLGCCSVFLIPSIIFSVKLAKFYRRMDTEDVYEE; encoded by the exons ATCTCATCGTTAAAGTGGCTCAGCAGAGCATGGGAGAGCTCCAGACTGAATATAAgaag CCAGAGAATGTAGTTCTGACACTTCAG GCGGCGTATTATGAGGTGGGGTTTGTGGTGTGTGCGGTCGCGGGGGCGCTGTTCGTGCTCCTCATGCCGCTCGTGGGGCTGTGCTTCTGCGTGTGCCGCTGCTGTGAGAACTGTGGGGGGGAGATGCACCAGCGCCAGCGCAAGAACGCAGACTGCCAGCGCGGCTTCTTCACCTCTCTCCTCATAGGCAGCTCCGTCTGCATCGC AGCTGGCGTTCTCTGTGCTTATGCTGCCAACCAGAACCTCACCAACCAGCTGAAGGGCACCAGGAAGCTAGTCAACACCAACATCAAAGACCTGAAGGCCTTCGCCAATGAGACGCCAGCG CAAATCGACTACCTTACTGCTCAGTATAACACGGCTAAGAACAAAGTCCTGTACGACCTGGACA ATATTCACCAGCTGCTTGGAGCGAAGATTCAGGCTCAGCTTGGAATAGAAGTGCTTCCTGCTCTTGATGCAGCCCTGAGTATGGCTTCAG TCAAAGTGGAGGTGGCAATCAAAG ctctACGGGAGACTAAAGCAGCCTTGGAGAATGTGAGTGCTGCGTTGGACACCCTGCAGGGCAGCAGCACTGAGCTCCAGGGCAGCCTGAGCAGAGTGAGGGCCAGCCTGGGCAACACCCTCAACGACCCGGCCTGCTCCAACGGAGCCGTGTCCCACACCTGCAACACCATCCGGGGCACGCTCAGTCAGCTGGGCGTCAACGCTCAGTTCTCTGGG CTGCCGGAAGTGAGTCAGCAGCTGGACATTGTGAACGCCGTTCTAAAGACGGACCTCAGCAGCATCGTTCAAAAG GGGTATTCCGCCTTCAACAACACTCCCAGCATGGTGAAGGAACAGACCCGGAATGTGGTTTCtg CCGTGCCTC gGGTGAAAAGTGTGCTGGACAGCATCGGGGGGAACATCACCGCCTTCGCCAAAATGTTCCCCATCCAGGGTTCTCTGGCCAACTTCACTCTCTTCCTCACAGAGAAGCAGATGATGATGGAGGCCTTCTACCCGCAGATAGACCAGATGGACTTTTACAG GTGGATCGGTTGTGTGGTGGTGTGCTGCATGGTGGTGCTCATCGTGGCATTTAACTTCCtgggtgtgctgtgtgggaCCTGCGGCTACGACAAACACGCCACGCCCACCACCCGCGGCTGCCTATCAAACACCGGCGGCATCCTGCTCATGGC TGGCGTTGGCTTCAGCTTTATCTTCTCCTGGGTGCTGATGGGATTGGTCACAACCACCTTTGTCATCGGGGGCAATGTGGAAAAGCTGGTTTGTGAGCCGTTCGAGACCAGGCAGCTGTTTAAG ATCATAGACACTCCGTTTATGGTGAACCCCAATGCACGAAACATCCTCCCAAACATGCTTTTCGGCAAACCAGACCTGGACCTCACCATCGAGAGCGTGTACCG gagctGTAAAGAAAACAGAGGCCTGTACTCTGCTCTGAAGCTGGATAATCTGTTCAATGTCCACATGTTCCTGAATAACAGTGTG tacacGAAGGATCTGACGAAGCTGTTTAACGAGGTGAAGGTGGACTTCCGGGGGATCGTCCTGCTGGAGGCGGCCGGGAGGGAGAACCTCCTGCAGTTCACCAACACCGGCGTGGGCGACATCAACTACGCCGCGTACCTCTCTGAG GTGAACAAAGGCACAACGCTAGTGGATCTGCTCTCATTCGCTAATGAGCTGGAGGCTCAGGCAGACCAGCTG ccacgAGGCGCCCTGGAGAACGCGCTGAAGGGACACGCCAGCAGCATCCGGCAGATCCACAGCCAGCAGGTCATCCCCATGGAGCAGGCCATG AAATTTGTTCGAGCGAGG AGCACTCTGAGTCAGAGCATTCGGCAGCTACAGAGATCTGCTTCTACCCTCCCT GACACAGTTACTGATGTCCTGAGTGCCATCAACGCAGCAGAATATCTCATCAGCCAGAACGCATCATTTGTGGTCAAGCAG GAAACGCTGAAGTACATGCAGAATGTTGGGGGGTATTTCGGACAGTACATCGACTGGGTCAAAATCTCC TTGGACATGGAGGTGGCTCCCTGCAAGCCACTCAGTAACATCTTGGACAGCGTGCAGATTGTGGCCTGCAGATTCATAGTGGACTCTTTG AACACCTTCTGGTTCGGTCTGGGCTGCTGCTCCGTGTTCCTCATCCCCAGTATAATCTTCTCGGTGAAGCTGGCGAAGTTCTACCGCAGGATGGACACAGAGGATGTGTATGAAGAGTGA